One window from the genome of Methylophaga thalassica encodes:
- a CDS encoding carbon-nitrogen hydrolase family protein has protein sequence MVIDVGIVQMNSSESYEDNLAFSEYMIAEAAERKLNLLAFPETFLYVGNDHSAKHDVAEKLETDILPRFSQLAKQSNCALLLGSVYEITDENSGRLFNTSIFIDRDGTEKARYQKIHMCDAVPLGYMESAGIKPGSKTVVIDHELGRLGFSICYDLRFPDLFRSLSDKGAEIIFVPAAFFLHTGKHHWLPLLIARAIENQVYIVAPNQWGKHYGDRISYGSSVIIDPWGSILCCAPERVGLTLSRMDIEYLRQVRSNMPLHTHRRPELYI, from the coding sequence ATGGTAATTGATGTAGGCATCGTGCAGATGAATTCGTCCGAAAGCTATGAAGATAATCTGGCTTTTTCTGAGTATATGATTGCAGAAGCCGCTGAGCGAAAGCTCAATCTTTTAGCCTTTCCTGAAACCTTTCTCTATGTCGGTAATGACCATTCAGCGAAGCATGATGTGGCCGAGAAACTGGAAACGGATATCCTGCCTCGCTTTAGCCAGCTTGCCAAACAGAGTAATTGTGCCCTCTTGCTGGGCAGTGTGTATGAAATCACTGATGAAAACAGTGGAAGGTTGTTCAATACGTCTATCTTCATTGACCGCGATGGCACTGAAAAAGCTCGCTATCAGAAAATTCATATGTGTGACGCCGTTCCACTGGGGTATATGGAATCAGCCGGGATAAAGCCGGGTAGTAAAACAGTGGTGATTGATCATGAGCTGGGTCGGCTGGGATTTAGCATTTGTTATGACTTACGTTTTCCGGACTTGTTTCGATCACTGTCAGACAAAGGCGCTGAAATTATTTTTGTTCCGGCGGCATTTTTTCTCCACACAGGTAAACATCACTGGTTACCGCTGTTAATTGCAAGGGCTATCGAAAATCAGGTCTATATTGTTGCGCCGAATCAGTGGGGGAAGCATTATGGTGATCGCATTTCATATGGTAGTAGCGTCATTATTGATCCCTGGGGAAGTATCCTGTGCTGTGCACCTGAAAGAGTCGGCCTCACCCTGAGTCGAATGGATATTGAGTATCTGCGTCAGGTTCGGTCAAATATGCCGCTACACACACATCGCAGACCGGAACTTTATATATAG
- a CDS encoding cell division protein ZapA, translated as MSSPVTVTILGKEYQIACPEEEKEALIASAKMVHDNMEKIRQTGKVVGVDRIAVMAALNLAHELLIFKHDEGHDMEKVNNKILQLKERVSAFLEEDRQLEL; from the coding sequence ATGAGTTCACCGGTAACCGTCACCATTCTGGGCAAGGAATATCAAATTGCTTGTCCGGAGGAAGAAAAAGAAGCGCTGATTGCTTCCGCTAAAATGGTCCATGACAATATGGAAAAAATCCGCCAAACCGGAAAAGTCGTGGGTGTGGATCGCATTGCTGTGATGGCAGCATTAAATTTAGCGCATGAGTTGCTTATTTTTAAACATGACGAAGGTCATGACATGGAAAAAGTAAACAATAAAATTCTACAATTGAAAGAGCGTGTTAGCGCTTTTCTGGAAGAAGATAGACAGTTAGAGCTCTGA
- the aroE gene encoding shikimate dehydrogenase, whose product MTDKYAVIGHPIKHSKSPFIHAEFAKQCQQDIEYTSIEVPLDSLASSLQQLRDVLKLKGINITVPFKEQAWELADNLSDRAQRAGAINTVMFENNGSMFGDNTDGIGLCRDLENHDVNLKDKRVLLIGAGGAARGVIAPLMTYQPAELFIANRTASKAKKLAELFADLGQIQGGGFSEVNSHFDVIINATAASLQGEVPDLPASIFTEQTCCYDMMYANTDTAFIEWAKKHNVSKTVDGLGMLVEQAAEAFYLWRKVRPDTGSVMQKLRDDMQAS is encoded by the coding sequence ATGACAGATAAATATGCCGTTATCGGCCACCCAATTAAACATAGTAAATCACCTTTTATTCATGCGGAGTTTGCCAAACAATGTCAGCAGGATATTGAATACACCTCAATAGAAGTGCCACTGGACTCGCTAGCTTCAAGTCTTCAGCAACTACGTGATGTTCTGAAATTAAAAGGCATTAATATCACCGTTCCATTTAAGGAACAGGCATGGGAGCTGGCAGACAATTTATCGGACCGTGCTCAACGTGCCGGTGCGATAAACACCGTGATGTTTGAAAACAACGGTTCGATGTTTGGAGACAATACTGATGGCATTGGTTTATGTCGTGATCTTGAAAACCATGATGTCAACTTAAAAGATAAACGGGTTTTATTAATTGGTGCAGGCGGTGCAGCGCGTGGTGTGATTGCTCCGTTAATGACCTACCAACCTGCTGAGCTTTTTATTGCCAATAGAACCGCCAGCAAAGCGAAAAAACTGGCAGAACTATTTGCTGATTTAGGCCAGATTCAGGGAGGTGGCTTTAGTGAGGTAAATAGTCACTTCGACGTGATTATCAATGCCACAGCAGCAAGCTTACAAGGTGAAGTGCCAGATTTACCGGCCAGCATTTTTACTGAGCAAACCTGTTGTTACGACATGATGTATGCCAATACCGACACCGCTTTCATTGAATGGGCTAAAAAACATAATGTCAGCAAGACAGTAGATGGCTTAGGCATGCTTGTCGAACAAGCTGCCGAAGCTTTTTATCTCTGGCGAAAAGTCAGGCCTGACACCGGCTCAGTCATGCAAAAGCTTCGGGACGATATGCAAGCGAGCTGA
- a CDS encoding UPF0149 family protein codes for MSQLYFPSLSPDNQTGDGPASLAELQGALCGLLCMDALADRKNWYVQLFEDFSPAEEEKQDLTHLFDDTIQSLNSLDFDFQMELPDDNAPIVSRLSAMADWCQGLVYGLGTSGMTNETELSDDCQEYVTDVIKISQVNFDNVEDTEEERANFEELVEYIRMGLFLLYGELQPADPTDEATEH; via the coding sequence ATGTCACAACTCTATTTTCCATCCTTATCTCCCGATAATCAGACAGGTGATGGCCCGGCAAGCCTTGCAGAACTCCAGGGCGCATTATGCGGTTTGCTGTGTATGGATGCTTTAGCTGATCGAAAAAACTGGTATGTACAACTGTTTGAAGACTTTTCGCCAGCCGAAGAAGAAAAACAAGATTTAACACATTTATTCGACGATACCATTCAATCACTAAACAGCCTCGACTTCGATTTCCAGATGGAACTGCCGGATGATAATGCTCCGATAGTTTCGCGTTTATCTGCGATGGCTGATTGGTGTCAGGGGCTGGTCTATGGCCTCGGTACATCAGGCATGACCAATGAAACCGAGTTATCAGATGATTGTCAGGAATACGTCACCGATGTGATCAAAATCAGCCAGGTGAACTTTGATAATGTGGAAGATACAGAAGAAGAACGTGCTAACTTTGAAGAGTTAGTTGAATACATCCGCATGGGACTCTTTTTATTATACGGAGAGTTACAACCTGCCGATCCTACAGACGAAGCTACCGAACACTAA
- a CDS encoding TIGR02449 family protein, with translation MDKNAIQQLEQQVDELLRTSRRLREENMLLRSQQTAWLSERTQLIEKTDVARSRIEKMVSRLRELDSEL, from the coding sequence ATGGACAAAAACGCGATACAACAATTGGAACAACAAGTGGATGAGCTACTTCGTACCAGTCGTCGATTGCGGGAAGAGAACATGTTGTTACGCTCACAGCAGACAGCATGGCTTTCAGAACGTACGCAACTGATCGAAAAAACCGATGTTGCTCGAAGCCGGATTGAGAAAATGGTTAGTCGTTTGAGAGAATTGGATAGCGAATTATGA
- a CDS encoding UbiH/UbiF/VisC/COQ6 family ubiquinone biosynthesis hydroxylase gives MKQEYDIAIVGGGMVGSCLALALSRHSDFSIALIEAQTFEALAEDAPFDIRVSALTKGSENILKTLNIWSMIPTSRLSAFSDMKVWETTDSELHFNSADMGAANLGHIIENRQLQQTSFSLCQQQPNIDVITPAKPIAIEYQQLHLDNDRTLKTKLIIAADGAHSAIKAFADIETKGWTYQQKGLVCNVTTTSSHEQTAWQRFLPEGPLAFLPLADSHQCSIVWTLSSDNADRLLALPDDEFINELNIAFEERVGKVTKISHRNAFPLQLRHAHTYIKPGLVLVGDAAHTIHPLAGQGVNIGLLDAATLAEVIITAAQQGRDIGQLHTLQKYQRQRHADNLLMQMSMDMIKRVFTNSLTPVKWLRQLGLRQVNKSRLLKNLFMQQAASRSFATPKLAERLHDHH, from the coding sequence ATGAAACAAGAATATGACATTGCGATTGTCGGTGGCGGTATGGTTGGCTCTTGTCTGGCCTTAGCATTATCGCGCCACAGTGACTTTAGTATTGCCCTGATTGAAGCGCAGACATTTGAAGCTTTAGCTGAAGATGCCCCTTTTGATATCCGGGTTAGCGCCTTAACCAAGGGCAGTGAGAATATTTTAAAAACGCTCAATATCTGGTCAATGATACCCACATCCCGGTTATCCGCATTTTCTGATATGAAAGTCTGGGAAACAACAGACAGTGAACTGCATTTTAATAGTGCGGATATGGGGGCAGCTAACCTCGGCCACATTATCGAAAACCGACAATTGCAGCAAACCAGTTTCTCTCTATGTCAGCAGCAGCCCAATATTGATGTAATTACACCGGCAAAACCGATCGCTATTGAATACCAGCAACTTCATCTCGACAATGATCGTACACTGAAAACGAAACTGATCATTGCTGCTGATGGCGCACATTCCGCCATAAAAGCGTTCGCTGACATTGAAACGAAAGGCTGGACGTATCAACAAAAAGGCTTGGTGTGCAATGTCACCACAACGTCCTCACATGAGCAGACGGCATGGCAACGCTTTTTACCGGAAGGCCCTCTTGCTTTCCTGCCTCTCGCAGATAGTCACCAGTGTTCTATCGTCTGGACTTTGAGCTCTGACAATGCCGATCGTTTATTGGCACTGCCTGATGATGAGTTTATTAACGAGCTCAATATCGCTTTTGAAGAACGTGTTGGTAAAGTCACAAAAATCAGTCATCGCAATGCTTTCCCTTTACAGTTACGCCATGCTCACACCTATATCAAACCAGGTTTAGTTCTTGTCGGTGATGCTGCTCATACAATTCATCCACTGGCTGGGCAAGGCGTTAATATTGGTCTATTAGATGCGGCAACCTTGGCTGAAGTCATTATTACTGCAGCCCAGCAAGGCCGAGATATTGGCCAGTTACATACATTACAAAAATATCAGCGACAACGGCATGCGGATAATCTGCTGATGCAAATGAGTATGGATATGATTAAGCGTGTATTCACTAACTCTCTGACACCAGTAAAATGGTTACGTCAATTGGGTTTACGCCAGGTCAATAAAAGCCGTTTACTAAAAAACCTGTTTATGCAGCAAGCGGCAAGCCGATCCTTTGCCACTCCCAAATTAGCTGAACGCCTTCATGATCATCACTAG
- the ubiH gene encoding 2-octaprenyl-6-methoxyphenyl hydroxylase, with protein MNHGVFDVLIVGGGMAGASLAIALKNSQLKIGLIEAKSLETDSQPSYDDRGIALSYGSQRIFDTMGIWSHIAQHASPIHHIHVSERGRFGVTRLSAEQEQVPALGQVITARHLGHSLNRQLLKLSNLTLFCPASVTSVLTETDKVKVTLGDGAVLETKLIVAADGRNSTIRHYLKLGAWEQDYNQVAVTANISTDKPHQGWAYERFTASGPMALLPMTDKRSSLVWTVKAGEQEALLAMPEQAFLKQLQSEFGYRAGRFTRVGQRNSHPLILMQADMPVQPRIVFIGNAAHSLHPIAGQGFNLGLRDVAVLAEHLFNAKDCGDAELLKNYQEQRQQDQNQVVKSTDQLVKLFSNNIPVLGHLRGAGLTLVDAMPVMKHWLATKSMGLAQAQPKLARGVPLT; from the coding sequence GTGAATCACGGCGTATTTGATGTGCTCATTGTGGGGGGAGGCATGGCGGGAGCCAGCCTTGCTATCGCATTAAAAAATAGTCAGTTAAAAATTGGTCTTATTGAAGCCAAATCATTAGAGACTGATTCACAACCCAGTTACGATGATCGTGGTATTGCGCTCAGTTATGGCTCACAGCGCATATTTGACACCATGGGTATCTGGTCTCACATTGCTCAGCATGCCAGCCCCATTCATCATATTCATGTGTCTGAACGCGGCCGATTCGGCGTTACCCGCTTATCTGCTGAACAAGAACAAGTGCCTGCTTTAGGACAAGTTATCACTGCCAGACATTTAGGTCACAGCCTTAACCGCCAATTACTGAAACTTAGTAATCTGACATTATTCTGCCCTGCCTCGGTAACGAGTGTCTTAACTGAGACTGATAAAGTTAAGGTCACCTTGGGTGATGGAGCAGTATTAGAGACAAAATTGATTGTCGCCGCTGATGGCCGCAATTCCACTATCCGCCATTACCTGAAATTAGGGGCGTGGGAGCAAGATTACAATCAGGTTGCTGTCACGGCCAATATATCTACGGATAAACCTCATCAGGGATGGGCATACGAACGTTTCACAGCCTCTGGTCCTATGGCTTTGTTACCAATGACTGACAAACGAAGTAGTCTGGTATGGACTGTTAAGGCAGGTGAGCAAGAGGCGTTGCTGGCGATGCCAGAACAAGCGTTTCTGAAACAATTACAGAGCGAATTTGGCTATCGTGCCGGTCGCTTTACTCGTGTCGGCCAGCGAAATAGTCATCCCTTAATTCTGATGCAAGCGGATATGCCTGTTCAGCCAAGGATCGTATTTATTGGTAATGCCGCTCACAGTCTGCATCCTATTGCCGGACAAGGCTTTAATTTGGGACTGCGTGATGTTGCCGTATTAGCAGAACATCTGTTTAACGCAAAAGACTGCGGTGATGCAGAACTACTCAAAAACTATCAGGAACAACGCCAACAAGACCAGAATCAAGTGGTCAAATCCACTGATCAGTTGGTCAAATTATTCAGTAACAATATCCCTGTTTTGGGTCATCTGCGAGGCGCAGGCCTGACATTAGTTGACGCCATGCCAGTGATGAAACACTGGCTTGCCACAAAAAGTATGGGCTTGGCGCAGGCACAGCCAAAATTAGCCAGAGGTGTTCCACTAACATGA
- the carA gene encoding glutamine-hydrolyzing carbamoyl-phosphate synthase small subunit, which yields MRTSALLALEDGTVYHGESIGAIGQSVGEVVFNTSMTGYQEILTDPSYCRQIVTLTYPHIGNTGVNDEDEESDNVYASGLIIRELSPVVSSWRSEQALDAYLVKHNIVGLAGIDTRSLTRLIREKGAMKGCIVAGDNIDIEAAIAAAKGFQGLKGLDLAKEVSTKASYVWDEACWHIDGQSKAAEPKYHVVAYDYGAKKNILRMLVERGCKLTVVPAQTPVEEVLALNPDGVFLSNGPGDPEPCDYAISAIQTLLEKDIPTFGICLGHQLLGLACGAKTVKMKFGHHGANHPVQELLAGLVMITSQNHGFAVDEETLPDTLTATHRSLFDGTLQGIHHVSKPAFSFQGHPEASPGPQDAAPLFDHFIDLLEQATGK from the coding sequence TTGCGAACGAGTGCGTTACTTGCTCTTGAAGACGGCACGGTTTATCACGGCGAATCGATTGGAGCCATTGGCCAGTCAGTCGGTGAAGTTGTTTTTAACACGTCAATGACTGGCTATCAGGAAATCCTGACCGATCCTTCTTATTGTCGACAAATAGTCACATTAACCTATCCTCATATCGGAAATACCGGTGTTAATGATGAGGATGAAGAATCTGACAACGTTTACGCAAGTGGACTTATTATTCGAGAACTGTCTCCTGTTGTAAGCAGCTGGAGAAGTGAACAAGCATTGGATGCTTACCTAGTCAAACACAATATCGTCGGCTTGGCAGGTATTGATACACGCTCACTAACACGTTTGATTCGTGAAAAAGGGGCAATGAAAGGCTGCATCGTCGCAGGTGATAACATTGACATTGAAGCGGCTATCGCTGCTGCAAAAGGCTTTCAAGGTTTAAAAGGGCTGGATCTTGCCAAAGAAGTCAGCACAAAAGCATCTTATGTCTGGGATGAGGCCTGCTGGCATATTGATGGTCAGTCTAAAGCGGCTGAACCGAAATATCATGTGGTGGCTTATGACTATGGTGCCAAGAAAAACATTCTCAGAATGTTGGTTGAGCGCGGTTGCAAGCTGACTGTCGTGCCGGCACAAACCCCTGTTGAAGAAGTTTTAGCCCTCAATCCGGATGGGGTATTCCTATCAAATGGTCCTGGTGATCCTGAACCCTGTGATTATGCGATAAGTGCGATTCAAACGTTGCTGGAAAAAGATATCCCGACCTTCGGTATCTGCCTTGGTCACCAATTGTTAGGTCTCGCCTGTGGCGCCAAAACAGTCAAAATGAAGTTTGGTCATCATGGTGCTAACCATCCTGTGCAAGAACTGCTGGCGGGATTGGTTATGATTACCAGCCAGAATCATGGCTTTGCCGTAGATGAAGAAACACTGCCAGACACATTGACAGCAACGCACAGATCATTATTCGATGGCACCTTGCAAGGTATCCACCACGTCAGCAAGCCAGCATTTAGTTTCCAGGGACATCCTGAAGCAAGTCCTGGTCCGCAAGACGCAGCTCCACTTTTTGATCACTTCATCGATCTACTTGAACAAGCAACGGGTAAATAA
- the pepP gene encoding Xaa-Pro aminopeptidase, whose protein sequence is MQKKEFAKRRQHLMDIMGPDTIAVLPNAPIANRNRDVDYPYRSDSNFHYLTGFDEPESVLVLIPGREHGEYILFCRERDLDKEIWDGYRAGQDGAINNFGADDSYPISDLDDILPGLLEDKEKVYYTMGNQPSFDQHMVSWLNHLRQASRSGKHSPTEIIELEHCLNELRLFKSSQEIKAMKQAAKASVQAHIRAMQFTKPGKWEYEVEAEIIHEFMKHGCRSPAYPSIVGGGENGCILHYIENNAKLKNNDLLLIDAGAEYECYAGDITRTFPVNGKFSPAQAALYQVVLDAQKAAIAAVKPGNHWNQPHEVAVEVLTQGLVDLGILKGDVAQLIEDAAYREFYMHRTGHWLGMDVHDVGDYKVGGEWRLLEPGMVLTVEPGLYIRDQAHVDKKWHFTGIRIEDDVLVTKDGCEVLTEAAPKEIDEIEALMAEAI, encoded by the coding sequence ATGCAAAAGAAAGAATTCGCTAAACGCCGTCAACACCTTATGGATATTATGGGGCCAGACACGATAGCCGTGCTACCCAATGCTCCTATCGCTAACCGTAACCGTGACGTTGACTACCCTTACCGCAGTGACAGCAATTTTCATTACCTTACTGGTTTTGACGAACCTGAATCGGTGCTTGTGCTGATTCCAGGTCGAGAACATGGTGAATATATCTTGTTTTGCCGTGAACGTGATTTGGACAAGGAAATCTGGGATGGTTACCGTGCCGGCCAGGATGGCGCCATAAATAACTTTGGTGCGGACGACTCCTACCCTATCAGTGATCTCGATGATATTTTACCGGGCCTGCTGGAAGACAAAGAAAAAGTCTATTACACCATGGGAAACCAACCCAGCTTTGATCAGCATATGGTGTCTTGGTTAAATCACCTACGACAAGCCTCTCGCTCAGGAAAACATTCACCGACTGAAATTATTGAATTGGAGCATTGCCTCAATGAGCTCCGCCTATTCAAAAGCAGTCAGGAAATCAAAGCGATGAAACAGGCGGCAAAAGCCTCTGTTCAAGCGCATATTCGTGCAATGCAATTTACTAAACCAGGCAAATGGGAATATGAAGTCGAAGCCGAGATTATTCATGAATTTATGAAACATGGCTGCCGTTCTCCGGCTTACCCTTCTATCGTCGGTGGTGGTGAAAATGGCTGCATCCTTCACTACATCGAAAATAACGCCAAACTGAAAAATAACGACTTGTTATTAATAGACGCTGGTGCAGAGTATGAATGTTACGCAGGTGACATCACCCGGACGTTCCCTGTTAATGGCAAATTCAGCCCAGCTCAGGCGGCCTTATACCAGGTGGTATTAGATGCGCAAAAAGCCGCTATAGCGGCCGTCAAACCTGGCAATCATTGGAATCAGCCTCACGAAGTAGCGGTAGAAGTGCTGACACAAGGCTTGGTTGATCTGGGTATCCTGAAAGGCGATGTCGCTCAACTTATTGAAGACGCCGCCTATCGCGAATTTTATATGCATCGCACCGGTCATTGGTTAGGTATGGACGTTCATGATGTCGGCGATTATAAAGTAGGTGGCGAATGGCGACTGCTTGAACCGGGCATGGTCTTGACTGTTGAACCCGGTCTGTACATACGTGATCAGGCTCATGTTGATAAAAAATGGCACTTCACCGGCATTCGTATAGAAGATGATGTGTTGGTAACAAAGGACGGCTGCGAAGTGCTAACTGAGGCGGCACCCAAAGAAATTGATGAAATTGAAGCTTTAATGGCGGAGGCAATATAA
- a CDS encoding OFA family MFS transporter has product MSLFDKLAARLTKKHIIAKPGFNRWLIAPASVAIHLCIGSVYAWSIFNPALTKQFGVVASAADDWSFSSVVWIFSTAIVFLGLAAAIGGKWLEEVGPRATGFLAACLWGGGFLVGSIGIATHELWLIYLGYGAIGGCGLGLAYVTPVSTLIRWFPDRRGMATGIAIMGFGGGAMIGAPLITYLLSLYYQMPEYLGKVTDVNLITEAGRRYAEVAGQQVEVVIASAADMLKTPVAGPEGVYVVGTGDTGATSVFITLGIVYFIVMTIAAFSFRVPAKDWKPENWTPPAKNESTKNRLITDNHVHIDQALKTPQFYQLWIVLCFNVTAGIGVIGVAKTMITDIFSPSLPGIVDASFAATYVLMISVFNMSGRFLWSTASDYIGRKNTYHCFFVLGALLYLSIPYIATQASVSPSVTALVMFYAVTMIIFTMYGGGFATIPAYLADIFGTMHVGGIHGRLLTAWSTAGILGPYVITHLRENSLNKVLHELATKVEPAAFLQKFGASIDNLDQLIAAKTVSISQLMEIAPAGTLDPTPSLYNSTMFAMAGLLIIAFIANLSIRPVRDKHHVHNTHPELAEEHK; this is encoded by the coding sequence ATGTCATTGTTCGACAAGCTAGCCGCTCGGCTAACCAAGAAACATATCATTGCCAAACCCGGGTTTAATCGCTGGTTAATCGCGCCAGCATCTGTTGCTATCCATTTATGTATTGGTTCAGTGTATGCGTGGAGTATTTTTAATCCTGCGTTAACAAAACAATTTGGTGTGGTAGCGAGTGCTGCCGATGACTGGAGCTTTTCATCAGTAGTCTGGATATTCTCAACAGCCATTGTTTTTTTGGGTTTAGCTGCTGCTATTGGCGGTAAATGGCTGGAAGAAGTCGGACCAAGAGCCACCGGATTTCTTGCTGCCTGTTTATGGGGTGGTGGTTTTCTTGTCGGTAGTATCGGTATTGCCACACATGAACTTTGGCTTATCTATTTAGGTTATGGCGCTATTGGTGGCTGTGGATTGGGGCTGGCTTATGTCACACCGGTGAGCACACTGATTCGCTGGTTCCCTGACCGACGAGGAATGGCAACGGGGATTGCCATTATGGGTTTTGGCGGTGGCGCGATGATTGGCGCACCACTGATAACTTACCTACTGAGTTTGTATTATCAGATGCCGGAATATTTGGGCAAAGTGACGGATGTTAACCTGATAACGGAGGCAGGCAGACGTTATGCTGAGGTGGCTGGCCAACAAGTTGAAGTGGTCATTGCTTCTGCTGCTGATATGTTGAAAACCCCGGTTGCAGGGCCAGAAGGGGTGTATGTCGTCGGTACTGGTGATACTGGTGCTACCAGCGTATTTATTACGCTGGGCATTGTTTACTTCATCGTGATGACAATAGCAGCGTTTAGTTTCCGCGTACCAGCAAAAGACTGGAAACCTGAAAACTGGACTCCTCCAGCTAAAAATGAATCAACAAAAAATCGTCTGATTACAGATAATCACGTTCATATTGATCAAGCATTAAAAACTCCTCAGTTTTATCAACTATGGATCGTCTTATGTTTTAACGTGACAGCGGGGATTGGGGTGATTGGTGTCGCAAAAACCATGATTACCGATATCTTTAGCCCCAGCTTGCCAGGTATCGTCGACGCCAGTTTTGCAGCCACCTATGTGTTGATGATCAGTGTTTTTAATATGTCAGGCCGTTTTTTATGGTCAACAGCGTCTGACTATATTGGTCGTAAGAATACCTATCATTGCTTTTTTGTTCTGGGCGCATTGCTGTATTTATCTATTCCCTATATTGCAACGCAAGCCAGTGTGAGTCCGAGTGTGACCGCATTAGTCATGTTTTATGCGGTAACCATGATTATCTTCACAATGTATGGTGGTGGTTTTGCCACTATTCCTGCTTATCTGGCTGATATTTTCGGTACGATGCATGTGGGTGGCATCCACGGTCGCTTATTAACCGCCTGGAGCACGGCAGGTATTTTGGGACCTTATGTCATTACGCATTTACGCGAAAACTCGCTGAATAAAGTCTTACATGAACTAGCCACCAAAGTGGAGCCGGCCGCCTTTTTGCAAAAATTCGGGGCGAGTATCGATAATCTCGATCAATTGATTGCGGCAAAAACGGTGTCTATTTCGCAGTTGATGGAAATTGCACCGGCAGGGACTTTGGATCCAACACCTAGCTTATATAACTCAACCATGTTCGCCATGGCAGGACTATTGATCATTGCGTTTATTGCAAATTTATCTATCCGTCCGGTAAGAGACAAACATCATGTTCACAATACGCATCCGGAATTAGCTGAAGAGCATAAATAG
- the hemB gene encoding porphobilinogen synthase has product MTQSIINSGFPNQRPRRMRKDDFSRRLMRENVLTVNDLIYPCFVLEGSNQREEVKSMPGVDRLSIDLLLKEAETIHTLGVPVMALFPVTPSEKKTEDAREAYNPDGLVQQAVRALRKEFPELGIMTDVALDPFTTHGQDGLLDDDGYIVNDQTVDVLIKQALSHAEAGAQIVAPSDMMDGRIGAIRDALEFNSHIHTRIMAYSAKYASSFYGPFRDAVGSSGNLGSGNKFTYQMDPANSDEALHEVALDIQEGADMVMVKPGMPYLDVLYRVKETFKKPTYVYQVSGEYAMLKAAIQNGWLSDAVIEESLLAFKRAGADGILTYFAKDVAQRLKAGI; this is encoded by the coding sequence ATGACACAATCAATAATCAATAGTGGTTTCCCTAACCAACGCCCAAGAAGAATGCGTAAAGATGATTTTTCTCGACGTTTAATGCGGGAAAATGTGCTGACTGTTAATGATTTAATCTATCCTTGTTTTGTTCTGGAAGGTTCAAATCAGCGTGAAGAAGTGAAATCGATGCCTGGCGTGGATAGGCTTAGTATTGATCTTCTTCTGAAAGAAGCCGAAACCATTCATACGCTTGGTGTGCCAGTGATGGCCTTATTCCCTGTAACACCTAGTGAGAAAAAAACAGAAGATGCACGTGAAGCCTATAATCCCGACGGCCTTGTTCAACAAGCCGTTCGTGCATTACGAAAAGAATTCCCTGAGCTGGGCATTATGACCGATGTCGCGTTAGACCCTTTCACAACTCATGGCCAGGATGGTTTACTCGATGATGATGGTTATATCGTGAATGATCAGACTGTTGATGTGCTGATTAAACAAGCCCTGTCTCATGCCGAAGCTGGTGCTCAAATTGTCGCACCTTCCGATATGATGGATGGCAGAATTGGCGCCATTCGCGATGCACTGGAATTCAACAGTCACATTCATACGCGCATCATGGCTTACTCAGCCAAATATGCTTCCAGCTTTTATGGACCATTTCGTGATGCCGTAGGCAGCTCAGGTAATTTAGGCAGTGGTAACAAATTTACCTACCAGATGGATCCGGCCAACAGTGATGAAGCCTTGCATGAAGTCGCATTAGATATTCAGGAAGGGGCTGATATGGTGATGGTCAAACCAGGAATGCCCTATCTTGACGTTTTATACCGTGTCAAAGAGACCTTTAAAAAGCCGACCTATGTTTATCAGGTCAGCGGTGAATACGCCATGTTAAAAGCGGCGATTCAAAACGGTTGGTTATCAGATGCGGTGATTGAGGAAAGTCTGCTTGCCTTCAAGCGCGCTGGTGCTGATGGCATTCTGACCTATTTTGCCAAAGATGTTGCTCAGCGCCTGAAAGCTGGGATCTGA